One region of Oryza sativa Japonica Group chromosome 5, ASM3414082v1 genomic DNA includes:
- the LOC4339412 gene encoding uncharacterized protein encodes MAMVVEELDEFEVLWPDTDAADDDAPPPAISPAPPVQPYETRAPTPRVKHSRPVDVPCRGARLHRWNWRYGGASMEEDGHGSVVGKVVIVPPHLLLLFGVRRPEEEEEEEMAAAPCTLPSSLGTRPCKRARDLRHLRNSVLRMTGFIEG; translated from the coding sequence AtggcgatggtggtggaggagctCGACGAGTTCGAGGTGCTGTGGCCTGacaccgacgccgccgacgacgacgcgccgccgccggcgatctcgCCTGCGCCGCCGGTGCAGCCATACGAGacacgcgcgcccacgccgcgcgtCAAGCACTCTCGGCCGGTGGACGTCCCCTGCAGGGGAGCGCGCTTACACCGGTGGAACTGGAGATACGGTGGTGCCAGCATGGAGGAGGACGGCCACGGCAGCGTCGTCGGGAAGGTGGTGATCGTGCCGCcgcacctgctgctgctgttcggcgtgcggcggccggaggaggaggaggaggaggagatggcggcggcgccgtgcacGCTGCCGTCGTCGTTGGGGACGCGGCCGTGCAAGCGGGCGCGCGACCTGCGCCACCTGCGCAACTCGGTGCTGCGGATGACCGGGTTCATCGAAGGATGA
- the LOC4339413 gene encoding protein S40-1, with protein MEEFQEADILWPEPAEDNSDDGAVVVTTTPSPVARRPVGSPESSSLSAPVEIAASRRKRRSRSWASEYNMFDQTNDDDDAVKKKMMNNGVMVAPPHAIVDRRRLRGRTAAYSMCAGKGRTLKGRDLRNVRNLVLQMTGFIEK; from the coding sequence atgGAGGAATTCCAAGAGGCTGACATCCTGTGGCCCGAGCCCGCGGAGGACAActccgacgacggcgcggtggtTGTCACCACGACGCCGTCTCCGGTGGCTCGTCGTCCTGTGGGCTCGCCggagtcgtcgtcgttgtctgCTCCGGTGGAGATCGCCGCCTCTCGCCGGAAGCGGCGGTCTCGGTCGTGGGCTTCCGAGTACAACATGTTCGACCAgaccaacgacgacgacgacgctgtgaagaagaagatgatgaataATGGAGTTATggtcgcgccgccgcacgccatTGTTGATCGGAGGAGGCTCCGAGGAAGGACGGCGGCGTACTCCATGTGCGCCGGCAAGGGGAGGACGCTCAAAGGGCGGGACCTCCGCAACGTCAGGAACCTCGTCCTCCAGATGACCGGATTCATCGAGAAATGA
- the LOC4339414 gene encoding non-classical arabinogalactan protein 31 yields MVSSKIHCAMAALLLAILLPVSHASGRYVAPAPAPVPVPPPPRTSPPSRIQPVVVVQGTIYCKSCNLSGYNRYMDASPLPNATAQLVCYGDKVLNMTSTATDKNGYFLVMVYRLDVFRRSRCRVYLGSSPSPLCAAPFIPSNKWLGLTLERERVASLPKGVRGVYRPKSTLMFGPGTGGKCPAAAAADAAGVPMM; encoded by the exons ATGGTGTCCTCCAAGATCCACTGCGCCATGGCCGCGCTGCTCCTTGCAATTCTCCTCCCGGTTTCTCATGCGTCGGGGAGGTATGtagctccggctccggctcctgTTCCtgttcctccgccgccgcgcacctCGCCGCCGAGCCGTATCcagccggtcgtcgtcgtccagggCACAATCTACTGCAAGTCCTGCAACCTCAGCGGCTACAACCGCTACATGGACGCGTCTCCCCTACCAA ATGCGACGGCGCAGCTGGTGTGCTACGGGGACAAGGTGCTGAACATGACGAGCACGGCGACGGACAAGAACGGCTACTTCCTGGTGATGGTGTACAGGCTGGACGTGTTCCGGCGGAGCAGGTGCCGGGTCTACCtgggctcgtcgccgtcgccgctgtgcGCGGCGCCGTTCATCCCGTCGAACAAGTGGCTGGGGCTCAcgctggagagggagagggtggcGTCGCTGCCCAAGGGCGTCCGCGGCGTGTACCGCCCCAAGAGCACGCTCATGTTCGGCCCCGGCACCGGCGGCAAgtgcccggccgccgccgccgccgacgccgccggcgtgccgatGATGTGA